The Leopardus geoffroyi isolate Oge1 chromosome C1, O.geoffroyi_Oge1_pat1.0, whole genome shotgun sequence sequence tttaagacACTCTGGGATGGATCAGAAAGTTcaagtcctggggcacctgggtggcttagtcggttgggcagctgactttggctcaggtcatgatctcacggtccgtgaggtcgagccccgcatcgggctctgtgctgacagctcagagcctgaagcctactttggattctgtgtaaccccccctctctctgccccttccccactcgtgctgtctctcaaaaataagtaaatgttaaaaagaaaattataaaaaaaagaaagttcaagtCCAAGCATGTCTAGGCAAGAAGAGACCTTAGAGACCATTCCCATcaatcctcccccaccctccccagtaTATACATGTGCTGCTGAAGAAGAAATCAAGGTCCTAAGAGGTTAACTGAACTGTTCAACATCACAAGTGTATCTATTACTACACACAGATCTCCTGGTTGCCAACTTCCAACTGTCTGGTCCAGTGGAAAACTCAATAACCGATAATCCTAACGTCATTCTATTTACCTTTGGAATATAATAAGTCATTTTCTTTCTACTACTCTGTAGTAGTAGAATccagttctttttatttacttattattaaatgtttacttttttttaacgtttatttatttttgagacagagagagacagagcatgaacgggggagggtcagagagagggagacacagaatccgaaacaggctccaggctctgagctgtcagcacagagcccgatgcggggctcgaactcacggaccgcgagatcaagacctgagccgaagtcagccgcttaaccgactgaaccacccaggcgcccccaaatgtttacttttgagagagagagtgcgagtaggtgagggacagagagagagagggacagagacagagaatctaaagcaggctccgtgctatttGCAGAGAACTTAACATAAGGctgaactcccaaaccgcgagctcatgacctgaaccaaaatcagagtcggacactcaaccgactgagccacccaggcaccccagaatccaattctttttaaaaagaaactgagctcttggggcgcctgggtggcgcagtcggttaagcgtccgacttcagccaggtcacgatctcgcggtccgtgagttcgagccccgcgtcgggctctgggctgatggctcagagcctggagcctgtttccgattctgtgtctccctctctctctgcccctcccccgttcatgctctgtctctctctgtcccaaaaataaataaacattggggaaaaaaaaaattaaaaaaaaaaaaaaaaaaaagaaagaaagaaactgagctCCTGATGTAGTCAGTGCACCAGTTAGCCAGAGTGAAActgagcatgtgcatgagcatgTCTCATACCCTGAGCTTTTCCCCTGGTCGTTAAGGGTGTAACCAATGGTGGGCCTCTGCAGGGAAACAGGGCACATGTCACCCACATGACAATGAAGCAGCTCCAAGTTCTAACTGCCATCAAAGAAGGTCAGATAAGAAGATCAGATAGACATAGGAGTTCTGAGAAGAAAACACACTCTGGTAGCTTGCCAGTGGCGGGCGGGAGAAGGTGGTAAAAGTTAATTTTCAAGGAGGAGAAAGTGCCTGAGCTAAAACACAGAGGTAAGAAAGCACACGTGAGAAACAGCTAGTCATTAGTGACGGATGCGAGGTGACAAAAGAAACGTGTGACAGATATGGAGGGTAGCAGTCTCTCAAGTGCTAGGCTAAAGAGTTGGAATCCACTCTGGAAATGAAGTTGTGGAAATCACCAATATTAAGTCTGAAAGAGCCAAGTTTGAGCCCAGCTCCTTTGCTGCCTAGCTTTCTTACCTCGGGTGGAGCATCTGATCTCACTAAGCCTGATTCCCCATGGATGCTATCCATCCTCATAGGGTTGCTAGGGaggtcaaatgaaataatgtatttaaagcgCCCAGTATAGTATCTGGCTCTTATGAAGTATCTAGGAAATATGTGTTGATTGAGTGAAATGTAGAAACAACAGGATTTGGCAACGGAGTGGATTTGTggaggcaagggagggagaagagccaAAGATGAGTCAGGTTTCAGGACTGGGTGACCAGAATGATACTAGCTTCTTACGGGAAAAGATGTTGGTCTTTCTGCATGTAAAGAACAGTGCTTGGGATTGGAAATCAGGATAAGCGGAGTTAGACTGCTAAACAGATGGGGGAGTAGAACTCACTGGTAGTCCTGGAAAGTTTCTGGGGGGGGGGTCATTAAGtttggaaataaatacaaatgaaagctAATTGGCCAGAGTGAGGCATACCCAAAAATGAATCTGCATCCCCTGGGCTCACATTAACTGATGTccaaggaagggggggggggggggatgggaaaaTCCAATTTTGCCTACAAGACATCCACACAAAGTATCCAGAGTCATTTCCaataaatgccatataatttTCCAAGGAAATTAGTCCAGGTGTCTCTAATTTGCTTTGCTTAGCTCATCCAAACAATTCAAGGTGGAACCTGTCTAGAAGCCTCTCTACCCATGCAAACCTGTTCCATCCATCAAGGCCCAGAGAAATCCCCGGTTCTCTGTGCTTTCCCAAGTCCTTCCACCTTCCCTCCTCTCAAATCTAAGCACTGTCCACATCCCTCACCTGGTAACCAATCATGGGCTGCTTTAGGACAGCTCTTGGATTACCGCCTATTCTAGCAGTTTCCGATCAGTGACTTGCCTATGAACAGTTCAGGTAGAACTTAGTTCAGAGGTTCCTGAACCTATCATCACAATCACCTGGGAAACgttcaaaaatatagattttaaggTCCTTATTCCCAGAGGTCAGTTTTTAAAAGCTGCCCATGTTTCTCATCAGCAAGGTGTGAGAACCTCTGGTCCAGAGGGAACACAGGACTTTTTATTCAGAGATGTAtgcatgcaacaaatatttactaagtgtaTACAGTGTTCCAGCCCACCACTGtatattaatgaaatgaaaatgactaAGATTTCACTTAGTTGAATCCCCATGGCCACCTAGAAGCATGTTCTTGCTGGTTACAAGGCTTAATGTAGCGCCTTGCATATAACTACTCGCAAGAATTAATTTATCCAATGAATCTGATTTAGTTTTTTACACACTTAGGCCTCATTTCTTTGGATATACTAGAGATAAAGGCTGTGTTTTATACTTCTTTGTAGGCCAAACCATCTATCATCAGGCTTCCTCTATGTAGTAAGGACCCAATAAATGCCTCTTTATTTGGCTTTGATTTAAACTCCCTCAATTCTTTAATCTGTCTTTTCTACCTAAAAACAAGGCTATATGGTATAGTGTAAAAAAGGCTTTGGCGACCGTCTGAATTCCAATTCTTAATTGgctgtgatcttgagcaagttcctTAAGTTCTAAGCCTCTGATAATTTATCCCATAGGATAGAAATAATAGTAGTCATGAAGTTGTTGacgagaattaaatgaaataatgtatattataataatgtatacAAAGCACCTGAAATGTACAAGGCACTAGAACCAGAGATGGTACCTCTGAGCCTAAGTTCTTTATAAGTAAAATGAAGTCACTTCTAGTTagattaaaataagaaagttgATAATTGCCTATGGCTTGGTACGTTTCAAGTGcccataaaaatgttaaaaatgaatgaataatgccATGTCTCTCTTTCGCCATACCCAACCGAGGTCTCTTTCAGAAATTTTTTCTGGATTAAGCCCTTTGGCAAAATGGATTCTTTCCTCCCAGCTTTTTGGGGTCAGAAACACCCAAGCCCAAACCACAGTGTACTAAAAAGGCCCACAAGAGCCCAGAAGGAATGGACAGTGCCTACAATGCAGCTGTCCATCTGCTGGGGCCCTGTTTCCAGTGAGCAGAAATCAACCACCCTTTTGCCAGCTGTGTGGACTTTTCATCACTGGCTATTTCAGGACACAGTCCACGAGAAACACTTCTCTGGGGCTTCCTTTCAGACAAAGCTCTAAGCTCCTTAAAGGCCTTTGGGCTCTGGAGGAAGTGAGGAAACATCCTGCTCTTAGAGAATGGAGACACCAAGTGCTCAAGAGGCAGGCTTGAGCAACAAGGGGGCAGAGATAGAAAAGGAGCCAAGATAAGAGGGGTCCAGAGCAttaacaattataataaaaataacctctCTCGCTTGTGGAGGCTTTACGGTTTAAAAAGCCCTTTCACACACATTAGCTTATTGGCTCCACAACACAGCCTCACCCTAAGACCGACAGAGCGATTGCCATCTTCACTGTGTCAATGAAGAGCGGAGCCCCAGAGAGATTGCttgatgtgcccaaggtcacacagcgagtgAGCTGCCGAGGTGGACCAGACCCCGGGTCGGGGGAGTCCAGGGCTCTTCCACTAGGAAGAAGGAATGGCGACCCTCCTTCCACTACCATGCAAAACCGGAAAGTGAGTgtaagagagaaagcacacaggagGTGTGGAGCATAAAGAAGCCCAGGTTTCAGGGAGGTCACATTGTGTGCTCAGAGAGgggtcgtgggggggggggggggggggggtcctagcACCAGAGCTCAGGGTGGGACTCCAGGGCCGTTGGGAGTGAAGGAACAGGATGACAGTGGGAGGGTGAAGAGTGCGGGTGGATACTGGAGGTGTCtgaacaggaaacagaaaaggatGAGGGATTAATGCGGACTTCCTCAGATTGGGACGAGCAGCCCCCAAAACCGGCTGGAGGATGGAAAAGTTGGCTCACATCTCAGTTCAGAACAAGAGCTTTCTCCAATCCAACTTACCCAGTCAAGTTGACCCCTCAGAAGTAGCCCAGAAGGTCAACTGACGGGAACTAAAAACTACTCTGGAGCTCGTAGCCCTTTGGTAATTGTAGTTTCCAGAACTCACCACTGGCGCTTTAAAGCGTTCCCCGCTTCTCTGTCCGGAACTACAACTCCCGAGGTGCACCGCGCGAGATTGTGCATTACGACTCTAGAACTACAATCCCCAGAGTTCTATGCAGCCCCCGCCTCGTTGGATGAAACCTCCCAAGGTCCGGGATGCGGTCCGATTCCTCCCCCTGGTGGTCTGAGGCGTCGCCACCACGATTACAAGACCCGCGCGGAGGGTTACTGCTTGTAGTCCCGGTTAGTAACCCTCCGCCTCACCATTCTTCAAATAATTCCCGGGCGTGCCTAGAAATTGCAATGGCTTCCGTTTTATTctcaaggaaggaggaggggaggagaagggtcGGAgctttttctggttctttcccccctcccccccaattcTGTTTCCCGTGAGAGTATGAGACTGCTCGTTCAAATTAAGTGCACATTGGCTCCAAATCCATAACCTGTTGACAATTGTGATTTTTCCATTGTCCTCCAGAAACTCACTGACATGGAATAGGGGCGAACTTGAGTGATCACGGATActccccaccctcagcccagcCCTTCCATCCGTCATCGCTTTGCTGCTCTCGTGCTGGTTCTTAGGGACACACTCGTGAATAAGATACTGTCCCTAGCCTCCAGTGAAATCACAGTCTAGTGGAAGAGTCTGACAAATCAATTTACAACACCGCGATATGGGCTCTGATGGGGGACACAATGGGGGGTGTGGGAACCCCGAAAGGGGCACCTGTCCAGGCTTGGAGGAAATGGGATGGTGTCAGCAAGGCTTCTTAGAGATCtatgttaaaattaagaactgaGGGAACAGGACTTAGCCAGGAGCACAGGGATTGTGAAGAATGTTTTACACTCAGTAACACAAGAGTGTGAGGGATGCCACATCCTTGAGTCTTGTAAATTTCTGTAAGAAATTTGGATCATTCAAGCAACTTTAAAAACTTTCAACGGCTTCAGACTACTTTCTGAACGAGGTCCCAGCTTCTTAGCTTTGATGCAGGCAGGCAGGGTCTGAAGACCTCAAGAGGGTCCCGCAGGACTAGCCAAGAGGATCCTTGGCTCCATGCAGGATGGAAATCAACCTCCAGCCAGCAGGAGGTAAAAGCAGTTGATTGAAGATATAGGAAGAACAGATACAGAGCATCTGGGAGACTCGGAAAGGAAAGGAGCATGAGTCTTGTGTTTGCTTGGGGTCTGGGGATTTATCGACAATTGTGGTCTGATACCCGTGTCCTCTCAGACCTCTAAGAACTGGTCAGAAAAAGGACAGGGTCCAGATGTCCATCATAAGTCACTCAGTCCTTAGAGCCAGGGGTCTTGGTGTCGAGATGCCTAGTGCCAGTGGTCTGAAATATGCACATGATGGCTTTTCCAGTAGTGCCTTAGGTATTATCTTTTGTGCTAGAGGACTCCAAAGATATCATTACCTCTTTGTCCCTACAAGGAGGACATACAATAAGGCCTGTGCAGGGCAGGGGTACCGGTCCTAGCGAGAATAGAAGCCCAAAAgaggcaaaatttaaaaaacagctttttgtCTGAAGGGGTCCCTTCGGTTTCCCTGTCTCAGCTTGGCATTGGAGACCCTCCCCGACCTGGCTCCCCACTACTTCCCCAGAAGTGTTGCCCATGCTTCTCTGGCAGGGCTCTCCTCTCTTCTGCTCTGCCTCCCGCTATGTGCTATGTGCACCCCCTCGCCATTCTTCAGATGTCCCAGGCTTTTGTTGTTACCTCCACACTTCAAGTCGTGCTCTTCCCTCCACTGGGTGCTGCCCTGTCTGGTGGCTTGTCTAATCCCGTTCTTTTAATGGCCCGCTAGGTTCTCCTCCCCACGAAGCTTCCCTGATTCCTCCAGCCCCAAAGGACCTCTGCCCATTCTCAGTTGCTGGGACATTCGTGTGCGCCTCTCATTTGGGGGCTTACCTCACACTGCCTGGTGCCATCTCCTAGGTGGGAGGTCTTAACGCTCCAAGAAATTGTGAGCTCTCTGAGGTCAGGTGCTGAGTCCTACAGGTGACCCTCcgcacccccaccaccaccccaacccGCCCCGGCTCCCATCTCACATACCCTCTAGTCACCAGGGTCCAGAGTCCCTGTTCAATTCTTCTATTCAGAGGCTCACCTCTGCTCCTGACACACTGTCGCCATCACCATCCTTCCAGGAGCCAAGATAAACTCATCAGGAAAGAGTAATGGTAGTCTCGCACCGTGGTAATTAAGCCCTGGATTTAATTAAAGCTGTGGTTGGTGGCACTGACAGCAGAGTATTGAAAGCTTAGTGTAGATCCGAGAATGCTCTCTTTGGCATTAATCAGTGCTCTTCAGCTGGCCCAGCACAGCCATGACTAACCAGAGTCCCTAATCATGAGACGGGCAGCTCACACCTCCTATGTCTCCTACTCCCAGACCAGGCCACGGAGGGTGTATTTGCTGGGCAACTGACTTTTAGACTTCCCAGGGACAGGGACGTCACAGCCTCCTTTACCTCTTTGGTCACTGTTAGGAAGATCTGTCTTGGGCCCAAACTCCTGTTGCAAAATAAAGTACTTGAGTTCCATTGCATTTCCTTCCAATCTAGTCTTTTCGGGggtaaacaacccaaatgctttAAGTTTTTAGCAAGCATTTGACTTTCTAGGCTTTTATCCTAGTTCCTGTCCTCCAACGGCTCATGTTTTCCTTCCAGCTGGCCACCATCCCACTCTAGCCTTCTCCTTGTTGCTAAGTTACTAAACTGATATTTAGGTGACTAGTTTGGatttcctgcccccctcccccgctgaagTTGTTGgacaacactttttaaaatcaaactatAATATGTATACAATAAAGTGCGTAAAGCGCACTAATACTAAGGGtccagcttaattttttttaaaaaaattggcgTAACCCTCACTTAGTTTGAAATGTGGAACATTTCCAATACCCTGAATGGTTGCCTCATGTCCCTTCCCAGTTTATAACCACTTATCCCCCAAAGGGAACCACTATTTTTCGTTCTATCTTCATCAACTAGTTTGGGGTGAGCAACATTTTGTAACTTTTGACAATGATattcttttttcagtttgtttatatattttgagagagagagagaggcagagagagagggagagagtgaatcccaagcaggctccctgctgtcagtgcacagcccactgcggggcttgaacccacaaactgtgagaaatgacctgagctgaaatcgagtcggatgcttaaccgactgagccacccacccaggcatcccgacaGTGATATTTTATGCTCAATGATCCATCATTGGATGATACCTGTGTTAATGCCATTGCGGTCAAAGACCACCAGAAACACACCTGTAATTGAATAAATTGGTTACTCCTTgcaatgagagagagaatacatgaaaAGGAACTGTGGGCCCTCTCAGAAAGAGGGGTATCAGGAAAGACTTAGAATCGGGACTTTTGCTAGATAATTTCAAGGAGGCTTGAAGGAAGGAGGGCTTTGCTCTGGATTGGATGCTGTTCGAAAGTAGGGGTAATTCTATGACCAGCGATCTTAATTTTATCTAGAAGGAGGGCAAGAGTTCAGTAAGGTAAAAGCTGTCATTAGTAAGAAGCAATAGTCCCTTTTATTAGCCAGAATAGGGGGATGGTTGGTGTTTTTTGTGGCTTGGACAATGTCCATATTTTGTTCAGACATGAGTATGGAGTGGTCCTGTTTGTATCTTAGTCCCTCATGGACACAGAGTGGCCTTGTCTGATATTGACATTCTATGAAATTGTTTCTGTTCAGCTTAGGTACACCAAGGCTCAAGGGTGAGTCCCAGGCCAGCTCCTGGAGGTCAGGGTCTGCTTTGCTCTTTCTTATATACCAACGTATGTTGATGTCTGCTCTGGGCTGGGTAAACAGAAATTACTTGCCTTTGTGTCCTTGGGGACCTCGTGACTGGTCAGGAAAACGGACGAGAGAACAAATATACACCGTTGGAAGGCACAGGGTCTGGGCCCTGGAGATAGGCTACAAACTTTAAATCTCAGATCTACCACTTACTAACTGAGATCTTTGGCAAAGACTGTttttaggcctcagtttcctcatctataacagGGACAACAATAGCATCTACATTATAGAATTGATGCCAGGATCAAACGAGCTAATCCACGGATCACTGGTTACTTAAATAGCTTGGATCTGATAGGGGGCAGGGGTGGATGCAGGTTTTGTGGGGCTTGAAGCTTAGAGAATTCGAGGAGACCctctttgaaaagaattttaaatatcttactttttcaagatttgggtttttttttttttaatgtttatttatttttgagagaaagagaaaggcagaacaCGAAcgggagcggggcagagagagacggagacacagaatccgaagcaggctccaggttctgagctgtcagcacagagcctgacgtggggatcgaacttacaaaccatgggatcatgacctgagccaaagtcagacactcaaccgactaagccacccaggcaccccactttttcaaaatttataaaacatgtgACCATACGAACACATTGTAGATACCCTCCTAGGGCCTTGGACAGGACTCTGAAGCTTAAACCTTGTTAGCTTCTCTATATCTCTGACCTTGGGAAGAGGCAAGATTATGCAATATCTTCAATCTTTTCAAATCACTGCTTTCAAACCAGCTCTCCCCAAATACCCTTGTCCTGGCTGAAACCCGCTCGAGTACTCTTAGCTCTTTCTTGTGTCAGAGCCTGGAAGTTCATAGGCTCGTGTTGGAGGAATGGACTTGGGTCCTGCTCTGAATGTAGCTGTGTCTACTATTTTCAGCCCTGGGCCCCAGCTGGAGTCCGGATGAATCCAGCTAGGTCTTTAATGTCCTGTTAACAGACAGAGTACATACTTAATAAAGAATTGTAACTGACCTTCTCTATTATTGTTAATATGATAATTCTTCTagtcaaaaaaatatattgagtatCTAGTATGTCGCAGGCACTGTGCTCAATCCTGGAGATCAAGCGGTGAATCGAGAAATTAATATCCTACCCACATGGTGCTTTCATTctggtggagagagacagataacACACATATAACCAAGATAATCACATGCTATGTTAAGTGCGCTACAGGAAACAGACAGGATGCTTTGACGGAGATCAACAGGAAGGATTCTATGAACAGCTGGCATTTGTGCTGAGCTCAACCATACCTACCATTTCTTGATTGTCTACTACGTGTCAGAAATGTCGTTAGGAACTTTCCAGTactttatgtcatttaatcccCCTGGGAAGTATATCatagtctttctcttttttttttttattttttaaaatttacatccaaattacttagcatatagtgcaacaatgattttaggaagagattccttagtgccccttacccattgagcccatcccccctcccacagcccctccagtaaccctcagtttgttctccatatttatgagtctcttctgttttgtccccctccccccgtttttatattcttcttgtttcccttcccttatgttcatctgttttgcctcttaaagccctcagatgagtgaagtcatatgatttttgtctttctctgactaatttcacttagcataataccctccagttccatccacgtagctgcaaatggcaagatttcgttctttttgactgctgagtaatactccattgtatgtatatcccacatcttctttatccatccatccatcgatggacattcgggctctttccatactttggctattgttgatagtgctgctataaacatgggggtgcatgtgtcccttcgaaacagcacacctgtatcccgtggatcaatgcctagtggtgcaattgctgggtcatagggtagttctcttttcagttttttgaggaacctccatactatcatagtctttctatttttcagacaagaaaacagaaactcaaagAGGTAATAGCAGTGTTAATATCTGCCTCATCTCCCCTCATCCTTCTCTGAGCTCCCTTGCCAGTGTGGTACTTTCCAGAACACTGAGGGCCCCTCCACCCAACGTCCTGCTCCTGCCTGCTTCCTTCCAGAGGGCTTTCTTAGGCATCTGTGAGCCACGAAGGGGAAGGGAGTGGCGAGTTCTGCCCCCGAGGGCGAGCTTCAGCCATCAAGGAAGTTGGTGCCTCCATCCTGAGTTAAGGTGATTTTGAGGTGCATTTCACACTGTCTTTCAGAGAGTCCCGGGGGACACTGAACCCCGTGGCTCATGGCAGCAAACCTCACATGAACGTGCCCTGCCCGGACTCACCTCCTCCCCGCCTTTACTTCTGCTTCTTGAAATCACCTCTCAAAGAGAATATAAGCACCTAACTCTCAGGGTGTAATTTTGGGGGGCCTCAGGCTAAGACAGAGCCTAAATGATTTTCCCAAGGCCACCCGACCAGGTAGGAGAACTGCAGTGTGGATCCAGGTTCACATGGACCACGCTCCACAGTCCTAACCCCTGTGCCCTATGACAATAGGCCTGAGGAGAGAGCCCAAGCCCCTCTGGCACCACCCCAGGCCCTTCCCACCCTGACCTCTCCTGCCTCACTCCCGGCCACCTCAATCCCGGCCACCTCACTCATGGCCACCTCACTCCCGGCCACCTCACTCCTGGTCATCTCACTCCCGGCCACCTCACTCCCGGCCACCTCACTCCCGGCCACCTCACTCCCGGCCACCTCACTCTCGGCCACCTCACTCCCGGCCACCTCACTCTTGGCCACCTCAATCTCGGCCACCTCACTACCGGCCACCTCACTCACAGCCACCTCACTCTTGGCCACCTCAATCTCGGCCACCTCACTACCGGCCACCTCACTCACGGCCACCTCACTCCTGGCCACCTCACTCACAGCCACCTCACTCCCGGCCACCTCACTCCCGGCCACCTCACTCTTGGCCACCTCAATCTCGGCCACCTCACTCACAGCCACCTCACTACCGGCGACCTCAATCTCGGCCACCTCACTCCCGGCCTCCTCACACTCGGCCACCTCACTCCCGGCCACCTCACTCCCGGCCACCTCACTCCCGGCCACCTCACTCTTGGCCACCTCACTCCTGGCCTCCTCACTATCGGCCACCTCACTCCCGGTCACCTCACTCCCGGCCACCTCACTCCCGGTCATCTCACTCCCGGCCACCTCACTCTCGGCCACCTCACTCACGGCCACCTCACTACCGGCATCCTCACTTCCGGCCGCCTCACTCCCGGCCGCCTCACTCTTGGCCTCCTCACTCTTGGCCACCTCAATCTCGGCCACCTCACTCACAGCCACCTCACTCTCGGCCACCTCACTCCTGGCCTCCTCACTCTCGGCCACCTCACTCCCGGTCACCTCACTCCCGGCCACCTCACTCCCGGTCATCTCACTCCCGGCCACCTCACTCCCGGCCACCTCACTCCCGGCCACCTCACTCTCGGCCACCTCACTCCCGGCCACCTCACTCCCGGTCATCTCACTCCCGGCCACCTCACTCCCGGCCACCTCACTCCTGGCCTCCTCACTCTCGGCCACCTCACTCCCGGCCTCCTCACTCACAGCCACCTCACTCACGGCCACCTCACTCTCGGCCACCTCACTCCTGGCCTCGTCACTCACAGCCACCTCACTCACGGCCACCTCACTCTCGGCCACCTCACTCCTGGCCTCCTCACTCCCGGACTCCTCACTCTCGGCAACCTCACTCTCGGCCACCTCACTCCCGGCCACCTCACTACCGGCCACCTCACTACCGGCGACCTCACTCCCGGCCACCTCACTCCCGGCCACCTCACTCACGGCCACCTCACTCTCGGCCACCTCACTCCTGGCCTCGTCACTCACAGCCACCTCACTCACGGCCACCTCACTCTCGGCCACCTCACTCCTGGCCTCCTCACTCTCGGCCACCTCACTCCCGGTCACCTCACTCCCGGCCACCTCACTCCTGGTCATCTCACTCCCGGCCACCTCACTCCC is a genomic window containing:
- the LOC123599906 gene encoding EH domain-binding protein 1-like protein 1, with amino-acid sequence MSPSSWLCLEQKVARNEVTGSEVAESEEARSEVAESEEARSEVAESEVAVSEVAEIEVAKSEVTESEVAESEVAESEEAGSEVAGSEMTRSEVAGSEMTRSEVAGSEVAVSEVAVSEVVKSEVARSEVAESEESGSEVAGSEVAESEVAENEMARSEVAVSEVAVSEVAVSEVAECEVVVSEVAVSEVAESEVAGSEVAVSEVAGSEVAGSEVAGSEVAGSEVAESEVAESEESGSEVAGSEVAEIEVAGSEVAVSEVAVSEVAESEVAESEESGSEVAGSEVAESEESGSEVAVSEESGSEVAVSEVAECEVVVSEVAVSEVAVSEVAKSEVAESEVVGSEVAESEVAGSEVAESEVAESEESGSEVAGSEVAKIEVAGSEVAESEVAGSEVAGSEEAGSEVAGSEVAGSEMTRSEVAGSEVTGSEVAESEEARSEVAESEVAVSEVAVSDEARSEVAESEVAVSEVAGSEVAGSEVAGSEVAGSEVAGSEVAESEVAESEESGSEEARSEVAESEVAVSEVAVSDEARSEVAESEVAVSEVAVSEEAGSEVAESEEARSEVAGSEVAGSEMTGSEVAGSEVAESEVAGSEVAGSEVAGSEMTGSEVAGSEVTGSEVAESEEARSEVAESEVAVSEVAEIEVAKSEEAKSEAAGSEAAGSEDAGSEVAVSEVAESEVAGSEMTGSEVAGSEVTGSEVADSEEARSEVAKSEVAGSEVAGSEVAGSEVAECEEAGSEVAEIEVAGSEVAVSEVAEIEVAKSEVAGSEVAGSEVAVSEVARSEVAVSEVAGSEVAEIEVAKSEVAVSEVAGSEVAEIEVAKSEVAGSEVAESEVAGSEVAGSEVAGSEVAGSEMTRSEVAGSEVAMSEVAGIEVAGSDFKKQK